A genomic stretch from Desulfomonilia bacterium includes:
- a CDS encoding ADP-ribosylglycohydrolase family protein, producing the protein MRDRFRGSLLGLAAGDALGASVEFMPPGSFEPVTCMRGGGPFSLKPGQWTDDTSLALCLAESLVECKGFNAADQMEKYLRWYKEGYMSSTGSCFDIGTTTARALNRFRDTGNPISGPVDRFSAGNGSIMRLAPLPLFYSSDPEKAVFFSGESSRTTHGSVLAIDACRYMGGIIAGAVNGASKDEILSSQYSPLEGLWENKPLCKEISEVAAGSFKKKNPPDIKGIGYVVQSIEAALWAFYNSSSFEEGCLMAVNLGDDADTTGAIYGQIAGAYYGADAIPKKWLDVLAMKELIEDLADRLFEMGNMQWTVAKGGKLK; encoded by the coding sequence ATGAGAGACAGGTTCAGGGGAAGCCTTCTGGGGCTCGCTGCTGGCGATGCCCTGGGTGCATCCGTCGAGTTCATGCCGCCGGGCTCTTTTGAGCCTGTCACATGCATGAGAGGCGGAGGGCCGTTCAGTCTCAAGCCCGGTCAGTGGACCGATGACACATCTCTTGCCCTCTGCCTTGCTGAAAGCCTTGTCGAATGCAAAGGTTTCAATGCGGCTGATCAGATGGAAAAATATCTCCGGTGGTATAAGGAAGGATACATGAGCAGCACCGGCTCCTGCTTTGATATCGGCACCACGACTGCCAGGGCACTGAACAGATTCAGGGACACCGGAAATCCCATAAGCGGGCCGGTGGACAGGTTCAGCGCAGGCAACGGCTCTATCATGAGGCTTGCCCCTCTCCCTCTGTTCTATTCGTCAGATCCTGAAAAGGCGGTCTTCTTTTCCGGTGAAAGCTCCCGTACAACGCATGGCTCAGTTCTGGCCATTGATGCGTGCAGGTACATGGGTGGCATTATAGCCGGTGCAGTAAACGGCGCATCAAAAGATGAAATCCTTTCCAGCCAATATTCTCCGCTCGAAGGCCTGTGGGAAAATAAGCCGCTCTGTAAAGAAATATCCGAAGTCGCAGCAGGGTCATTTAAAAAGAAGAATCCGCCGGATATAAAGGGAATCGGCTATGTAGTCCAATCGATCGAGGCAGCACTCTGGGCATTTTATAACAGCAGTTCCTTCGAGGAAGGATGCCTCATGGCGGTCAACCTGGGCGACGATGCCGACACGACCGGTGCTATCTATGGCCAGATAGCCGGGGCCTATTACGGGGCGGATGCGATCCCGAAAAAATGGCTCGATGTACTTGCAATGAAAGAGCTTATCGAAGACCTTGCTGACAGACTCTTTGAGATGGGCAACATGCAATGGACAGTTGCCAAAGGAGGGAAACTGAAATGA
- a CDS encoding protein-tyrosine phosphatase family protein, which yields MDSIVSVPSNRSYWVIPGRLLAGYYPGDRNKTVMDIKLNALLDCGIRTFINLMEPGEVDHDGLEFNPYEEKLVSLAAIRGLKVSIYRHPVRDMGVPTREEMRQILDRIDESLMRGLPVYVHCWGGRGRTGTVVGCWHARHSLGQGREILEIIRQLRKKDEKGNLPSPETEQQIRMVISWRLGE from the coding sequence ATGGACAGTATTGTTTCAGTACCTTCAAATCGTTCCTACTGGGTTATACCCGGCAGGCTGCTTGCAGGTTATTATCCGGGCGATAGAAACAAGACAGTGATGGATATAAAACTCAATGCCCTGCTTGACTGCGGCATAAGGACATTCATAAACCTGATGGAACCGGGCGAGGTTGACCATGACGGACTTGAATTCAACCCGTATGAAGAAAAGCTAGTAAGCCTTGCCGCTATTCGCGGACTTAAGGTCTCAATATACAGGCATCCTGTCAGAGATATGGGTGTACCCACACGTGAAGAGATGAGGCAGATCCTGGACAGGATAGACGAGTCGTTGATGAGAGGCCTGCCAGTATATGTTCACTGCTGGGGAGGAAGGGGCAGGACGGGCACCGTGGTGGGCTGCTGGCATGCAAGGCACAGTCTCGGGCAGGGCCGTGAGATACTCGAGATAATCAGGCAGCTCAGAAAAAAGGACGAAAAGGGAAACCTTCCATCACCTGAGACAGAGCAGCAGATAAGGATGGTGATTTCATGGAGGCTGGGAGAATGA